Proteins found in one Buchnera aphidicola str. G002 (Myzus persicae) genomic segment:
- the thrS gene encoding threonine--tRNA ligase yields the protein MPVIRFCDGSQQVYEYSIPLIEIIENKKPSLKKSLIAISVNNNFSNLHTVITKDSTIEFINRKDHKALNTIRYSCIQLLSYAIKNIWPLAKIAETNRIENGFYCDIDLENKISQPDLVLLENTMNILIQKEYDIVHKVVSCSQAIEIFKKSFEEYKISLINKMIKSQNSVSLYYHENHVDIDIGIQVFNIKFCKYFKLQKIGGVYWAGNKKNKMLQRIYGTAWSTQKELDKHLNYLNELEKRDHRKIGKFLQLYHMQEESPGMIFWHNNGWIVFNELQNFVREKLNQYKYKEVKTPLLIDKFIWKKSGHWKNYKNAIFTTLSENREYCIKPMNCPGHVQIFNNKLKSYRDLPVRMAEFGSCHRNEPSGSLHGLMRVRNFTQDDAHIFCTKEQVRTEINDCIKMIYDLYSIFNFKKILVKLSTRPEKRIGTDLMWDQSEKDLSDMLIENHLSFEYQLGEGAFYGPKIEFILQDSLDRNWQCGTIQLDFYLAVRLNSFYIDENNERKAPVIIHRAILGSIERFIGILIEECSGNLPTWLSPIQVVIISISDTSIDYVKKLVKKFSDNNIRVQSDLRNEKIGFKIREHTLNRIPYILICGEKEIKFKKVSVRNRNGYNFGMVDTHIFIKKLQQEIITRNFYLMEE from the coding sequence AATAATAATTTTTCAAATTTACATACTGTCATCACAAAAGATTCTACTATAGAATTTATTAACAGAAAAGATCATAAAGCATTAAATACTATTCGATATTCTTGTATACAACTTTTAAGTTATGCTATAAAAAATATATGGCCACTTGCTAAAATTGCTGAAACTAATCGTATTGAAAACGGATTCTATTGTGATATAGATTTAGAAAATAAAATTTCACAACCAGATCTCGTATTATTAGAAAATACCATGAATATTCTCATACAGAAAGAATATGATATTGTTCACAAAGTAGTTTCTTGCTCTCAAGCAATCGAAATATTTAAAAAAAGTTTTGAAGAATATAAAATATCTTTAATCAATAAAATGATTAAATCTCAGAATAGTGTTTCTTTATATTATCATGAAAATCATGTCGATATTGATATCGGAATACAAGTCTTTAATATAAAATTTTGTAAATATTTTAAATTACAAAAAATCGGAGGTGTTTATTGGGCAGGTAATAAAAAAAATAAGATGTTACAGCGTATTTATGGTACTGCTTGGTCTACTCAAAAAGAATTAGATAAACATTTAAATTATTTAAATGAATTAGAAAAGAGAGATCATAGAAAAATTGGAAAATTTCTTCAATTATATCATATGCAAGAAGAATCTCCAGGTATGATTTTTTGGCATAACAATGGTTGGATTGTTTTTAATGAACTGCAAAATTTTGTTCGAGAAAAATTAAATCAATATAAATATAAAGAAGTTAAAACACCTTTATTAATAGATAAGTTCATTTGGAAAAAAAGTGGACATTGGAAAAATTATAAAAATGCAATTTTTACAACATTATCAGAGAATCGAGAATATTGTATTAAACCAATGAACTGTCCCGGACATGTTCAAATTTTTAATAATAAATTAAAATCTTATCGAGATTTACCTGTTCGTATGGCAGAATTTGGAAGTTGTCATCGTAATGAACCTTCTGGTTCTTTACATGGTCTTATGCGAGTACGCAATTTTACTCAAGATGATGCTCATATATTCTGTACAAAAGAACAAGTACGTACTGAAATTAATGATTGTATTAAAATGATATATGATTTGTATAGTATATTCAATTTTAAAAAAATATTAGTTAAGCTTTCTACTCGTCCAGAAAAACGTATTGGTACTGATCTAATGTGGGATCAATCAGAAAAAGATTTATCTGATATGCTGATAGAAAATCATTTATCATTTGAATATCAATTAGGTGAAGGTGCTTTTTATGGTCCTAAAATTGAATTTATCTTGCAAGATTCTTTAGATAGAAACTGGCAATGTGGTACTATTCAACTTGATTTTTATTTAGCAGTACGTTTGAATTCGTTTTATATTGATGAAAATAATGAACGTAAGGCACCAGTGATTATTCATAGAGCTATATTAGGTTCAATAGAACGTTTTATTGGTATACTAATTGAAGAATGTTCTGGTAATTTACCAACATGGTTATCTCCCATACAAGTAGTAATTATTAGTATTTCTGATACTAGTATAGATTATGTAAAAAAACTAGTTAAAAAATTTTCTGATAATAATATTCGTGTTCAATCTGATTTAAGAAATGAAAAAATAGGTTTTAAAATTCGAGAACATACATTAAATCGAATTCCATATATATTAATATGTGGCGAAAAAGAAATTAAATTTAAAAAAGTTTCTGTTAGAAACCGAAATGGTTATAATTTTGGAATGGTTGACACTCATATTTTTATTAAAAAGTTACAGCAAGAAATTATTACTCGTAACTTTTATCTAATGGAGGAATAA
- the infC gene encoding translation initiation factor IF-3: MKGGKRIQLIRPNRINSEIRAVKIRLTGVEGDQIGIVNLREALEKSEELGLDLVEISPNAEPPVCRIMDYGKFLYEKSKSSKEQKKKQKVIQIKEIKFRPGTDEGDYQVKLRNLIRFLEDGDKVKITLRFRGREMAHQKIGVDVLNRVKNDLIELAIVESFPSKIEGRQMIMTLSPKKK, encoded by the coding sequence ATTAAAGGTGGAAAACGAATTCAATTGATACGTCCTAATCGAATTAATAGCGAAATACGTGCTGTTAAAATTCGTCTTACAGGTGTTGAAGGCGATCAAATTGGTATAGTTAATTTAAGAGAAGCATTAGAAAAATCTGAAGAACTCGGATTAGATTTAGTAGAAATTAGTCCGAATGCTGAACCTCCGGTATGTCGTATCATGGACTATGGAAAATTTCTTTATGAAAAGAGTAAATCTTCCAAGGAACAGAAAAAAAAACAGAAAGTCATTCAAATAAAAGAAATAAAATTTCGACCAGGGACAGATGAAGGTGATTATCAAGTTAAATTACGTAATTTAATACGATTTTTGGAGGATGGTGATAAAGTTAAAATTACTTTACGATTTCGTGGTCGAGAAATGGCCCATCAAAAAATAGGTGTTGATGTCTTAAATAGAGTTAAAAATGACTTAATAGAATTAGCAATAGTTGAATCATTTCCATCTAAAATTGAAGGACGTCAAATGATCATGACTTTATCACCAAAGAAAAAATAG
- the rpmI gene encoding 50S ribosomal protein L35 has translation MPKIKTLKSAAKRFKKTASGNFKRKQANLRHILTKKTTSKKRHLRSKILVSKGDIDRVKSFLPYA, from the coding sequence ATGCCAAAAATTAAAACTTTAAAAAGCGCGGCTAAACGGTTTAAGAAAACTGCGTCTGGAAATTTTAAACGTAAACAAGCAAACTTACGTCATATTTTAACTAAAAAAACAACGAGTAAAAAACGTCATCTTCGTTCTAAGATTTTAGTGTCTAAAGGAGATATAGATAGAGTTAAATCTTTTTTACCGTATGCGTAA
- the rplT gene encoding 50S ribosomal protein L20, which translates to MARVKRGVIAHARHKKILKQAKGYYGARSRVYRVACQAVIKAGQYAYRDRRQRKRQFRQLWISRINAAVRQSQMSYSNFIFGLKKASINIDRKILSDLAIFDIFSFNVLVEKAKEALL; encoded by the coding sequence ATGGCTCGTGTAAAACGTGGCGTAATAGCTCATGCTCGTCACAAAAAAATTTTAAAACAAGCCAAAGGTTACTACGGAGCTCGTTCTCGTGTTTATAGAGTTGCGTGTCAGGCAGTAATTAAAGCTGGTCAGTATGCTTATCGTGATAGACGTCAAAGAAAAAGACAGTTTAGACAATTATGGATTTCTCGTATTAATGCTGCTGTTCGTCAAAGTCAAATGTCTTATAGTAATTTTATATTTGGTTTGAAAAAAGCTTCAATTAATATTGATCGTAAAATATTATCTGATCTTGCGATATTCGATATTTTTTCATTTAATGTATTAGTTGAAAAAGCAAAAGAAGCTTTATTATAA
- the pheS gene encoding phenylalanine--tRNA ligase subunit alpha, producing MLTLNELFNNIKIDIKNANKIKELEQIRIKYLGKKSIFNTYMRSIKDCSFQEKKKYSMIINEIKKDIFYKIDEKNKILNKVLLNKRIKAEKIDISLPGRRTEYGVLHPITHTINDIKIFFSKLGFQAINSPEIEDEYHNFDALNIPKNHPARDSHDTFWFDNNRLLRTQTSSMQIRIMKKEKPPMRFIFPGKVYRNDYDITHTPMFHQIEGLIVDRNINFSNLKWMIYNFLYNFFGKNISIKFRPSYFPFTVLSAEVDIINDHSEALEILGCGMVHPKVLKNVNIDSTLYSACAFGIGIERLAMIRYGISDLRSFFENDIKFLKQFKYN from the coding sequence ATGTTAACTTTAAATGAATTATTTAATAATATTAAGATAGATATAAAAAACGCAAATAAAATAAAAGAATTAGAACAAATTAGAATTAAATATTTAGGTAAAAAAAGTATTTTCAATACTTATATGAGAAGTATAAAAGATTGTTCTTTTCAAGAAAAAAAAAAATACAGTATGATCATTAATGAGATAAAAAAAGATATTTTTTACAAAATTGATGAAAAAAATAAAATATTAAATAAAGTACTCTTAAATAAACGAATTAAAGCAGAAAAAATAGATATTTCTCTTCCGGGTCGTCGTACTGAATATGGCGTCTTACATCCTATTACACATACTATTAATGATATAAAAATTTTTTTTTCAAAGTTGGGTTTCCAAGCCATTAATAGTCCTGAAATAGAAGATGAATACCATAATTTTGATGCATTAAATATTCCTAAAAATCATCCAGCAAGAGATAGTCATGATACTTTTTGGTTTGATAATAATCGTTTGCTCAGAACTCAAACTTCTAGTATGCAAATTCGTATTATGAAAAAAGAAAAACCTCCTATGAGATTTATTTTTCCTGGAAAAGTATATCGTAATGATTATGATATTACACATACACCTATGTTTCATCAGATTGAAGGTTTAATAGTTGATAGAAATATTAATTTTTCTAATTTAAAATGGATGATATATAATTTTTTATATAATTTTTTTGGTAAAAATATTTCTATTAAATTTCGTCCATCATATTTTCCTTTTACTGTTCTTTCTGCAGAAGTAGATATTATTAATGATCATAGTGAAGCATTAGAAATATTAGGATGTGGAATGGTACATCCTAAAGTTTTAAAAAATGTTAATATTGATTCTACCTTATATTCTGCTTGTGCTTTTGGAATAGGTATTGAAAGACTAGCAATGATACGTTATGGTATTTCGGATCTTCGATCTTTTTTTGAAAATGATATAAAATTTTTAAAACAATTTAAATACAATTAG
- the pheT gene encoding phenylalanine--tRNA ligase subunit beta: MKFSEKWLREWIKFKLDSFVLYDQISNSGIEVESITKFEPMFNGVVVGQIVECILHPEFNKIKIVKVDIGNKKILSILCGAPNCRNNIKVAVATIGAILPKNIKIDKKIVRGELSEGMLCSFFELGLFETDQIIEFSKETPIGINIKDHLLLKDNIIKVSTTSNRPDGLSILGIARNITAINNLKRVSLKNKLIPIMSQKKIDIVINTEKESINYIGRIIENINVNVDTPFWMKKKLFLSDCLSGNIITDIINYVLIELGQPLNALDSDHINSHIIIRMAKSEEKIFLKDNIQISLNENILVFSDTNKILSMPGNINSFLVDVNKNTKNIFLSACIVKKEIIFHMMKKISSNKILEYHNYGIDPFLQKYALEYATDLIIQICGGKAGSINKKNNLNSLRSLPIKKSIRLHHEKLNKIVGVFFNTVVVSDILSNLEYKLVSQEKKYWDVIPPSWRFDILIEEDIISDILRIYGYNSVVLNPLKESLYITKKNESINLLIDKSDIILVNKGYYEVITYGFVNPQVQDLIFPNKKKLVLSNPISQDMSSMRLSLWPGLLKTVSYNTNRQQDSIRFFESGLCFSLDKEQNLGIKQEMFLSAVISGNHLKENWYSKIRKVDFYDLKGDLECILESICGLEDIEFRSKNINGLHPEQSAGIYFRNNFIGAIGAIDPRLEEKLNVNSATFLFEILLNNLLDVKKPLKVQEISKFPTSRRDIAILVSSDLAVSDIINTCKNFFINEIVEINLFDVYSCQEFSNEKKSLGISFIFQNKKRTFQDNEINLMMNDCIGALKKTFQVILRK, translated from the coding sequence ATGAAATTTAGTGAAAAATGGCTACGTGAATGGATAAAATTTAAATTAGATAGTTTTGTTTTATATGATCAAATTTCTAATTCTGGTATAGAAGTAGAATCCATTACGAAATTTGAACCTATGTTTAATGGTGTTGTAGTAGGACAAATAGTTGAATGTATTTTACATCCTGAATTTAATAAGATCAAAATAGTAAAAGTCGATATAGGTAATAAAAAAATATTAAGTATTCTATGTGGAGCACCTAACTGCCGTAATAATATTAAAGTTGCAGTCGCAACGATTGGTGCTATTTTACCTAAAAATATAAAAATTGATAAAAAAATAGTTAGAGGTGAATTATCAGAAGGTATGCTATGTTCTTTTTTTGAATTAGGTTTATTTGAAACAGACCAAATTATTGAATTTTCTAAAGAAACACCTATCGGTATTAATATTAAGGATCATTTATTATTAAAAGATAATATTATTAAAGTTTCAACTACATCAAATCGTCCAGATGGTTTAAGTATTTTAGGAATAGCACGTAATATTACAGCAATAAATAATTTGAAAAGAGTATCTTTAAAAAATAAATTAATTCCAATAATGAGTCAGAAAAAGATTGATATTGTTATTAATACTGAAAAAGAATCGATTAATTATATAGGTAGAATTATAGAAAACATTAATGTTAATGTTGATACTCCTTTCTGGATGAAAAAAAAATTATTTTTATCTGATTGCTTATCAGGAAATATTATTACAGATATTATTAATTATGTTTTAATTGAATTAGGACAACCATTAAATGCATTAGATTCAGATCATATTAATAGTCACATTATTATACGTATGGCAAAGTCTGAAGAAAAAATATTTTTGAAAGATAACATTCAAATAAGTTTAAATGAAAATATATTAGTATTTTCTGATACTAATAAAATATTATCTATGCCCGGGAATATAAATTCTTTTTTAGTAGATGTAAATAAAAACACTAAAAACATATTTTTAAGTGCATGTATTGTGAAAAAAGAAATAATCTTTCACATGATGAAGAAAATTAGTTCTAATAAGATATTAGAATATCATAATTATGGTATTGATCCTTTTCTACAAAAATATGCTCTTGAATACGCAACAGATTTAATCATACAGATATGTGGTGGAAAAGCTGGATCGATTAATAAAAAAAATAATCTAAATTCTTTACGTTCATTACCGATTAAAAAATCAATAAGATTGCATCATGAAAAATTAAATAAAATTGTCGGTGTCTTTTTTAATACAGTTGTAGTTTCAGATATTTTATCTAATTTAGAATATAAATTAGTTTCTCAAGAAAAAAAATATTGGGATGTAATTCCTCCTAGCTGGCGATTCGATATACTGATTGAAGAAGATATAATAAGTGATATACTTAGGATTTATGGTTATAATAGTGTTGTTTTAAATCCTTTAAAAGAATCTTTATATATTACAAAAAAAAATGAATCAATAAATTTATTAATAGATAAATCTGATATTATATTAGTTAATAAAGGTTATTATGAAGTTATAACGTATGGTTTTGTTAATCCTCAAGTTCAAGATTTGATTTTTCCAAATAAAAAAAAACTAGTATTATCTAATCCTATTTCTCAAGATATGTCATCTATGCGTTTATCTTTATGGCCTGGTTTACTGAAAACAGTTTCTTACAATACCAATCGTCAGCAAGATTCTATTCGTTTTTTTGAAAGTGGTCTTTGTTTTTCACTAGATAAAGAACAAAATCTTGGTATCAAACAAGAAATGTTTTTGTCAGCTGTTATTAGTGGAAATCATTTAAAAGAAAATTGGTATTCTAAAATAAGAAAAGTAGATTTTTACGATTTAAAAGGTGATTTAGAATGCATACTAGAATCAATATGCGGGCTAGAAGATATAGAATTTAGATCTAAAAATATTAATGGACTACATCCAGAACAAAGTGCTGGTATATACTTTAGAAATAATTTTATCGGTGCTATTGGTGCTATCGATCCCAGATTAGAAGAAAAATTAAACGTAAATAGTGCTACTTTTTTATTTGAAATATTATTAAATAATCTTTTAGATGTTAAAAAACCGTTAAAAGTTCAAGAAATTTCAAAATTTCCTACTAGTAGAAGAGATATTGCAATATTGGTCTCATCAGATCTTGCTGTATCTGATATTATAAATACTTGTAAAAATTTTTTTATTAATGAAATAGTAGAAATCAATCTTTTTGATGTATATTCTTGTCAAGAGTTTTCTAATGAGAAAAAAAGTTTAGGTATCAGTTTTATTTTTCAAAATAAAAAAAGAACTTTTCAAGACAATGAAATTAATCTAATGATGAATGATTGCATAGGAGCATTAAAAAAAACATTTCAAGTTATCTTAAGGAAATAA
- a CDS encoding integration host factor subunit alpha, protein MVLTKAEISENLFEKLQLTKKDSKKFVDFFFEEVRKSLEKGEDVKLSGFGNFELKDKKERPGRNPRTGEIVLITARRVVTFKAGQKLKNRIENYSSNKKP, encoded by the coding sequence ATGGTGCTTACAAAAGCTGAAATTTCAGAAAATCTATTTGAAAAATTACAACTGACTAAAAAAGACTCAAAAAAGTTTGTAGATTTTTTTTTCGAAGAAGTAAGAAAATCTTTAGAAAAAGGAGAAGATGTTAAATTATCTGGATTTGGTAATTTTGAACTAAAAGATAAAAAAGAGCGTCCTGGTAGAAATCCTCGTACAGGAGAAATTGTACTGATTACAGCGAGACGAGTAGTTACTTTTAAAGCTGGTCAAAAACTTAAAAATAGAATTGAAAATTATTCATCTAATAAAAAACCATAA